The Aedes aegypti strain LVP_AGWG chromosome 3, AaegL5.0 Primary Assembly, whole genome shotgun sequence genome contains a region encoding:
- the LOC5570203 gene encoding E3 ubiquitin-protein ligase NRDP1 — protein MGYDLTRFQGDVDEELICPICSGVLEEPLQAVACEHAFCRACITEWLSRQPTCPVDRNPITNSNLRAVPRILRNLLSRLNISCENAIYGCTLVLKLDTLATHIEECEHNPKRPLPCEKGCGFVIPKDEYKDHNCFRELRSLVHNQQQKMSELKNEINDQNLVINELKRELNLVKDFMRAMRVSNPAMRAIADQMERDEVTRWCNGLARARVTRWGGMISTPDEALQLMIKRALSESGCPPHILDDLMENCHERRWPRGLSSLETRQNNRRIYENYVCRRIPGKQAVLVLHCDNTHMSEDVMVEPGLVMIFAHGIE, from the exons ATGGGTTACGATCTGACGCGCTTCCAGGGCGACGTGGACGAGGAGCTGATCTGTCCCATTTGCTCCGGGGTGCTCGAAGAGCCACTGCAG GCAGTGGCATGCGAGCACGCATTCTGCCGGGCATGCATCACGGAGTGGCTTTCGCGCCAGCCGACCTGTCCGGTAGATCGGAATCCCATCACCAACAGTAATCTCCGCGCCGTGCCAAGAATCCTACGGAATTTGCTCTCCCGGCTGAACATCAGCTGCGAGAATGCCATCTACGGGTGTACGCTGGTCCTGAAGTTGGACACACTGGCCACCCATATCGAGGAGTGCGAGCACAACCCGAAGCGTCCGCTTCCGTGCGAGAAGGGCTGCGGGTTTGTGATTCCCAAGGACGAGTACAAGGACCACAACTGCTTCCGAGAGTTGCGATCGCTGGTGCACAACCAGCAGCAGAAGATGAGCGAGCTGAAGAACGAGATCAACGATCAGAACCTGGTGATAAACGAGCTGAAGCGAGAACTGAATCTGGTGAAGGATTTTATGAGGGCGATGCGCGTGTCGAATCCCGCGATGCGGGCCATCGCCGATCAGATGGAGCGGGACGAAGTGACGAGGTGGTGCAATGGACTGGCGCGAGCGCGGGTCACCCGATGGGGTGGGATGATTTCCACCCCGGATGAGGCTCTGCAG tTGATGATTAAGCGGGCTCTCTCGGAATCGGGCTGCCCGCCGCATATACTCGACGACCTGATGGAGAATTGTCACGAGCGGCGGTGGCCCCGAGGGCTCAGCTCGCTAGAGACCCGCCAAAACAACCGACGGATATACGAAAACTACGTCTGTCGACGGATTCCCG gAAAACAAGCCGTTCTCGTGCTGCACTGCGACAACACGCACATGTCCGAGGACGTGATGGTGGAGCCTGGCCTGGTCATGATATTTGCTCACGGGATAGAGTAA